One region of Flavobacterium sp. GSB-24 genomic DNA includes:
- a CDS encoding response regulator, which produces MESLMEKHPVKILIVDDKKENLLSLQVILAGQGYEFVEASSGKDALRILLKNQDFAIILMDVQMPLMDGFETAELIRQSDKLKHVPIIFLTANMDTSDYIFKGYQSGAVDYMIKPLSSEILKAKVLVFTELYKKNKELQLKEEETAALNHKIVKANEKLAQQYAAIEKYAAELKQKNAELDAFTQISSHDLQEPLRKIQTFSNMILTKEYSNLSEDGKSKFDRILYAANRMRNLINDLLVFSQASTTEHIYEHTDLSVIIENVKEALSENIKDKKAVITTELHGKIYIIPFLFVQLLENLTNNALKFSQKDIPLTIEIKSRLLSGQELENEKLQPEQNYCHIAFKDNGIGFDSQHSEKIFGVFQRLHSRDDYDGTGIGLAIVKKIVDNHNGIITATGKHMEGATFHIYIPQ; this is translated from the coding sequence ATGGAAAGCCTCATGGAAAAACATCCCGTAAAAATATTAATAGTCGATGACAAGAAAGAAAACCTACTTTCTCTTCAAGTCATTCTGGCTGGTCAGGGATATGAATTTGTAGAAGCTTCTTCAGGTAAAGATGCTTTAAGAATACTCCTAAAAAACCAAGATTTTGCCATTATCCTCATGGATGTGCAGATGCCGCTTATGGACGGTTTTGAAACAGCCGAGCTCATACGCCAAAGTGATAAACTTAAGCATGTTCCTATTATCTTTCTAACAGCTAATATGGATACTTCCGACTATATTTTCAAAGGATACCAATCTGGAGCTGTAGATTATATGATTAAACCGCTTTCTTCAGAAATTCTTAAAGCCAAAGTTTTAGTTTTTACCGAATTGTATAAAAAGAATAAGGAACTGCAGCTTAAGGAAGAAGAAACAGCTGCCTTAAATCACAAAATTGTAAAAGCTAACGAAAAATTAGCTCAACAATATGCAGCTATTGAAAAATATGCGGCAGAATTAAAACAGAAGAATGCGGAACTGGATGCATTTACTCAGATTTCCAGCCATGATCTTCAGGAACCGCTGCGAAAAATCCAGACTTTTTCCAACATGATTCTTACAAAAGAATATTCGAATTTGAGCGAAGATGGAAAATCAAAATTTGACAGGATTTTATATGCAGCCAACCGCATGCGAAATCTAATTAACGATTTACTAGTATTCTCACAAGCAAGCACTACGGAGCACATTTATGAACATACAGATCTAAGCGTCATTATTGAAAATGTGAAAGAAGCTCTCTCTGAAAACATCAAGGATAAAAAAGCTGTCATTACAACTGAACTACATGGTAAGATTTATATTATCCCATTTTTATTTGTACAACTGCTGGAAAACCTAACCAATAATGCTTTAAAATTTTCACAGAAAGATATTCCTCTTACCATTGAAATTAAAAGCCGTCTGCTTTCTGGACAGGAATTAGAAAATGAAAAGTTACAGCCCGAGCAAAACTACTGTCACATTGCTTTTAAAGATAATGGGATTGGTTTTGATTCCCAGCACAGCGAGAAAATATTTGGTGTTTTTCAAAGACTGCACAGCAGAGATGATTACGATGGAACCGGAATAGGACTGGCTATTGTGAAAAAGATAGTAGACAATCATAACGGAATAATTACAGCGACGGGAAAACATATGGAAGGAGCCACTTTTCACATTTATATTCCTCAATAA